One Danio aesculapii chromosome 13, fDanAes4.1, whole genome shotgun sequence DNA window includes the following coding sequences:
- the abcg8 gene encoding ATP-binding cassette sub-family G member 8 isoform X2 produces MSDDTVFHSGESFSSTNEKQIKGRDILFSSPEEDSSLYFTYSGGRNELEVRNLNYEVDTAAQIPWYEKLSEFKMPWEMHSNKQTVIKDLNLHVHSGQMLAVIGSSGCGKTSLLDIITCRDEGGSMNSGEILINGKPSTRSLVKKSIAHVRQDDRLLPHLTVRETLAFVAKLRLPANFSQKQRDQRVDDVIAELRLRQCAHTRVGNEYVRGVSGGERRRVSIAVQLLWNPGILILDEPTSGLDSFTAHNLVITLYRLARGNRLVLLSVHQPRSDIFQLFDLVVLLSSGSAVYCGQAKDMVSYFTTLGYPCPRYCNPSDYYVDLISIDRRTPEKEAQCLEKASMLAAQFLEKVKNTEDFMWKSEDCGPPALEAPQSVPSVLIKDSVITVSKQKDRLPGKVHQFTTLIRRQVFNDYRDLVTLVVHGLEALLMSLLIGFLYFGCTEEGLSIQDTVALLYMIGALTPFAVVLDVIAKCHSERAMLYHELEDGMYSVTPYFFAKVLGELPEHCAFTLVYGVPIYWLAGLNVAPDRFLLNFLLVWLTVYCSRCMALFVAAALPTLQTSSFMGNALFTVFYLTAGFVISLENMWMVASWFSYISFMRWGFEGMLQVQFRGTRIPITIGNLTVEFDGIKVVEMMKMNQYPLFSCYLVLIAVSLVFILLYYLSLKFIKQKSSQDW; encoded by the exons ATGTCAGACGACACAGTTTTCCACTCAGGAGAAAGTTTCAGCTCTACAAATGAAAAACAGATAAAG GGTCGAGATATTCTCTTCTCATCTCCAGAGGAGGACAGCAGTCTGTATTTTACTTACAGCGGAGGCCGCAATGAACTGGAAGTCCGCAATCTCAACTATGAG GTGGACACAGCAGCACAAATACCCTGGTATGAGAAGCTTTCAGAGTTTAAGATGCCCTGGGAGATGCACAGCAATAAGCAGACAGTCATAAAAGATCTGAACCTGCATGTTCACAGTGGACAGATGCTTGCTGTCATCGGCAGCTCAG gctgtgggaagacctccTTACTGGACATCATAACATGTCGAGATGAGGGTGGCTCCATGAATTCAGGAGAGATCCTGATCAATGGGAAACCTTCCACACGATCCCTGGTGAAAAAAAGCATAGCTCATGTACGGCAGGATGACCGTTTGTTACCACATCTCACAGTTCGAGAGACGCTAGCATTTGTGGCAAAACTGCGTCTGCCTGCAAACTTCAGCCAAAAACAGAGAGATCAAAGG GTGGATGATGTGATTGCGGAGCTGCGTCTGAGGCAGTGCGCTCACACACGCGTGGGCAATGAGTATGTGCGAGGAGTGTCAGGTGGTGAGAGGAGGAGGGTCAGCATCGCTGTACAGCTGCTCTGGAATCCAG GTATTCTCATTCTAGATGAGCCTACTTCAGGTCTGGACAGCTTCACGGCTCATAATTTGGTCATCACATTGTATCGTCTGGCTCGGGGGAACCGGCTAGTGTTGCTGTCAGTGCATCAGCCTCGCTCAGATATCTTTCAGCTCTTTGACCTTGTGGTGCTGCTGTCCTCTGGTTCAGCCGTGTACTGTGGTCAGGCCAAAGACATGGTGTCTTACTTCACCACTCTCGGGTACCCGTGTCCACGCTATTGCAACCCGTCCGACTACTACG TGGACTTGATAAGCATTGATCGGCGCACTCCTGAAAAAGAAGCACAGTGTTTGGAGAAAGCCAGTATGTTGGCGGCCCAGTTTTTAGAGAAGGTGAAGAACACTGAAGATTTCATGTGGAAATCAGAAGACTGTGGTCCTCCGGCACTGGAAGCCCCTCAAAG TGTTCCTTCTGTCTTGATTAAAGACTCAGTGATCACAGTTTCCAAACAGAAGGATCGGCTGCCGGGAAAAGTGCATCAGTTTACAACCTTAATcag ACGGCAGGTATTTAATGACTACCGTGACCTGGTGACGCTGGTGGTTCATGGTTTAGAAGCTTTGCTGATGTCATTGCTCATCGGTTTCCTATATTTTGGGTGCACAGAGGAAGGTCTTTCCATCCAAGATACCGTGGCTTTGCTCTACATGATAGGAGCTCTGACACCCTTTGCTGTGGTGCTGGACGTCATTgcgaagt GTCATTCAGAGAGAGCTATGCTGTATCATGAGCTGGAAGATGGCATGTACTCTGTCACCCCATACTTTTTTGCCAAG GTACTTGGTGAGCTGCCAGAGCACTGTGCCTTTACACTTGTATACGGCGTGCCCATCTACTGGTTGGCCGGGCTCAACGTCGCTCCTGACCGTTTTCTGCTCAACTTCCTGCTGGTTTGGCTGACAGTGTATTGCAGCCGCTGCATGGCACTATTTGTGGCGGCAGCCCTGCCAACACTGCAGACCTCATCTTTTATGGGCAACGCTCTCTTCACAGTTTTTTACCTTACTGCTGGCTTTGTGATCAGTCTGGAAAACATGTGGATGG TGGCGTCTTGGTTTTCCTACATATCCTTCATGCGCTGGGGTTTTGAGGGGATGCTGCAGGTTCAGTTTCGCGGGACCAGAATCCCAATCACTATTGGAAACCTCACTGTAGAGTTTGACGGTATTAAG
- the abcg8 gene encoding ATP-binding cassette sub-family G member 8 isoform X1, protein MSDDTVFHSGESFSSTNEKQIKGRDILFSSPEEDSSLYFTYSGGRNELEVRNLNYEVDTAAQIPWYEKLSEFKMPWEMHSNKQTVIKDLNLHVHSGQMLAVIGSSGCGKTSLLDIITCRDEGGSMNSGEILINGKPSTRSLVKKSIAHVRQDDRLLPHLTVRETLAFVAKLRLPANFSQKQRDQRVDDVIAELRLRQCAHTRVGNEYVRGVSGGERRRVSIAVQLLWNPGILILDEPTSGLDSFTAHNLVITLYRLARGNRLVLLSVHQPRSDIFQLFDLVVLLSSGSAVYCGQAKDMVSYFTTLGYPCPRYCNPSDYYVDLISIDRRTPEKEAQCLEKASMLAAQFLEKVKNTEDFMWKSEDCGPPALEAPQSSVPSVLIKDSVITVSKQKDRLPGKVHQFTTLIRRQVFNDYRDLVTLVVHGLEALLMSLLIGFLYFGCTEEGLSIQDTVALLYMIGALTPFAVVLDVIAKCHSERAMLYHELEDGMYSVTPYFFAKVLGELPEHCAFTLVYGVPIYWLAGLNVAPDRFLLNFLLVWLTVYCSRCMALFVAAALPTLQTSSFMGNALFTVFYLTAGFVISLENMWMVASWFSYISFMRWGFEGMLQVQFRGTRIPITIGNLTVEFDGIKVVEMMKMNQYPLFSCYLVLIAVSLVFILLYYLSLKFIKQKSSQDW, encoded by the exons ATGTCAGACGACACAGTTTTCCACTCAGGAGAAAGTTTCAGCTCTACAAATGAAAAACAGATAAAG GGTCGAGATATTCTCTTCTCATCTCCAGAGGAGGACAGCAGTCTGTATTTTACTTACAGCGGAGGCCGCAATGAACTGGAAGTCCGCAATCTCAACTATGAG GTGGACACAGCAGCACAAATACCCTGGTATGAGAAGCTTTCAGAGTTTAAGATGCCCTGGGAGATGCACAGCAATAAGCAGACAGTCATAAAAGATCTGAACCTGCATGTTCACAGTGGACAGATGCTTGCTGTCATCGGCAGCTCAG gctgtgggaagacctccTTACTGGACATCATAACATGTCGAGATGAGGGTGGCTCCATGAATTCAGGAGAGATCCTGATCAATGGGAAACCTTCCACACGATCCCTGGTGAAAAAAAGCATAGCTCATGTACGGCAGGATGACCGTTTGTTACCACATCTCACAGTTCGAGAGACGCTAGCATTTGTGGCAAAACTGCGTCTGCCTGCAAACTTCAGCCAAAAACAGAGAGATCAAAGG GTGGATGATGTGATTGCGGAGCTGCGTCTGAGGCAGTGCGCTCACACACGCGTGGGCAATGAGTATGTGCGAGGAGTGTCAGGTGGTGAGAGGAGGAGGGTCAGCATCGCTGTACAGCTGCTCTGGAATCCAG GTATTCTCATTCTAGATGAGCCTACTTCAGGTCTGGACAGCTTCACGGCTCATAATTTGGTCATCACATTGTATCGTCTGGCTCGGGGGAACCGGCTAGTGTTGCTGTCAGTGCATCAGCCTCGCTCAGATATCTTTCAGCTCTTTGACCTTGTGGTGCTGCTGTCCTCTGGTTCAGCCGTGTACTGTGGTCAGGCCAAAGACATGGTGTCTTACTTCACCACTCTCGGGTACCCGTGTCCACGCTATTGCAACCCGTCCGACTACTACG TGGACTTGATAAGCATTGATCGGCGCACTCCTGAAAAAGAAGCACAGTGTTTGGAGAAAGCCAGTATGTTGGCGGCCCAGTTTTTAGAGAAGGTGAAGAACACTGAAGATTTCATGTGGAAATCAGAAGACTGTGGTCCTCCGGCACTGGAAGCCCCTCAAAG CAGTGTTCCTTCTGTCTTGATTAAAGACTCAGTGATCACAGTTTCCAAACAGAAGGATCGGCTGCCGGGAAAAGTGCATCAGTTTACAACCTTAATcag ACGGCAGGTATTTAATGACTACCGTGACCTGGTGACGCTGGTGGTTCATGGTTTAGAAGCTTTGCTGATGTCATTGCTCATCGGTTTCCTATATTTTGGGTGCACAGAGGAAGGTCTTTCCATCCAAGATACCGTGGCTTTGCTCTACATGATAGGAGCTCTGACACCCTTTGCTGTGGTGCTGGACGTCATTgcgaagt GTCATTCAGAGAGAGCTATGCTGTATCATGAGCTGGAAGATGGCATGTACTCTGTCACCCCATACTTTTTTGCCAAG GTACTTGGTGAGCTGCCAGAGCACTGTGCCTTTACACTTGTATACGGCGTGCCCATCTACTGGTTGGCCGGGCTCAACGTCGCTCCTGACCGTTTTCTGCTCAACTTCCTGCTGGTTTGGCTGACAGTGTATTGCAGCCGCTGCATGGCACTATTTGTGGCGGCAGCCCTGCCAACACTGCAGACCTCATCTTTTATGGGCAACGCTCTCTTCACAGTTTTTTACCTTACTGCTGGCTTTGTGATCAGTCTGGAAAACATGTGGATGG TGGCGTCTTGGTTTTCCTACATATCCTTCATGCGCTGGGGTTTTGAGGGGATGCTGCAGGTTCAGTTTCGCGGGACCAGAATCCCAATCACTATTGGAAACCTCACTGTAGAGTTTGACGGTATTAAG